One region of Chitinophaga varians genomic DNA includes:
- a CDS encoding DUF72 domain-containing protein, which produces MDFGRVTPAELEELDFKLPAEPLFNKKVLKGKPVKKPQAWLGCAKWGRKEWIGKIYPKGTKEALFLPEYVRHFNSIELNATHYQIYGPDTISKWDASAKGLEFKFCPKVPQAISHFSNLSPATAGPRTTSFLEGVLAFGKHLGPIFLQLSDKYGPAKRQALYDYLASLPTDLQFFLEVRHKEWYEDEAVRLELFDKLRELKVGAIITDTAGRRDCAHMHLTIPKIFIRFVGNSLHPTDYTRIDDWANRIKYWLDNGLQEVYFFMHMHDEALSPDLAAYLADRIEAVCGLQVKKPQFVKE; this is translated from the coding sequence ATGGATTTTGGCCGTGTTACACCTGCGGAGCTGGAAGAACTGGACTTCAAACTGCCCGCTGAACCGCTTTTCAACAAGAAAGTGCTGAAAGGCAAGCCCGTTAAGAAACCGCAGGCCTGGCTGGGCTGCGCCAAATGGGGACGCAAGGAATGGATCGGGAAAATATATCCCAAAGGCACCAAAGAAGCCCTTTTCCTTCCGGAATATGTGCGCCATTTCAACAGCATTGAGCTCAATGCCACCCACTACCAGATCTACGGGCCGGACACCATCTCCAAATGGGACGCATCGGCCAAAGGCCTGGAGTTTAAATTCTGTCCCAAAGTACCACAGGCCATCAGCCATTTCAGCAATCTCAGTCCTGCTACGGCCGGCCCCAGGACCACTTCTTTCCTGGAAGGCGTGCTGGCCTTCGGCAAACACCTGGGACCTATCTTCCTGCAGCTGAGCGACAAGTACGGCCCCGCCAAACGGCAAGCCCTATACGATTACCTGGCCTCACTGCCTACTGACCTGCAGTTTTTCCTGGAAGTAAGGCATAAGGAATGGTATGAAGATGAAGCCGTCCGGCTGGAACTGTTTGACAAACTGCGGGAGCTGAAAGTAGGCGCCATTATCACTGATACTGCCGGCAGAAGGGACTGCGCCCATATGCACCTGACCATCCCCAAAATATTCATCCGTTTTGTGGGCAACAGCCTGCATCCCACCGACTATACCCGTATCGACGACTGGGCCAACCGTATCAAATACTGGCTGGACAATGGTTTACAGGAAGTCTATTTCTTCATGCACATGCACGACGAAGCCCTGTCGCCCGACCTGGCCGCCTACCTGGCCGACAGAATAGAAGCCGTCTGCGGGCTACAGGTAAAAAAGCCGCAATTTGTAAAGGAATAG
- a CDS encoding glycogen synthase: MEILHVSAECYPVAKVGGLGDVVGALPKYQYELGAIAKVVVPAYRNKYYDTHEFDVVHQAGMWLGHDWYHFNVLKERNNELGFDLYLVDIPGLLDTPGVYGYPNDTERFLAFQIAVLDWVNEWNHQPDVIHCHDHHTGLIPFLMSYGYKYERMKEVPSVLTIHNAQYQGQFGWDRLYLIPSFDLWKAGLLDWGGAINPLAAAIKCAWRVTTVSPGYLEELYQNANGLEWLITHEKAKTAGIINGIDTAVWDPETDHMVQANYDLETVAQGKKENKQALCERFGFDVSLPLVSFIGRLVGDKGADLLPEIIGRSLHELPGEVNFLVLGSGDPHVEWSLQQTRHDVSYGFNLHIGYNEALSHLIYAGSDFLLMPSRVEPCGLNQLYALRYGTVPMVRSTGGLKDTVTDFGDPGGFGIRFNQAGVWDACYSVKRAVELFNDTAHLSEIRLRGMRLNHSWGRSAQQYLDVYQSMKG, from the coding sequence ATGGAGATTTTACACGTTAGCGCGGAATGTTACCCGGTAGCCAAAGTAGGTGGGCTCGGTGACGTGGTAGGGGCATTGCCCAAATACCAATACGAGCTGGGAGCCATCGCCAAAGTGGTGGTGCCGGCCTACAGGAACAAATATTATGATACGCATGAATTTGACGTGGTGCACCAGGCTGGCATGTGGCTGGGACACGACTGGTACCATTTCAATGTTTTAAAGGAGCGCAACAATGAACTGGGCTTCGATTTATACCTGGTAGACATCCCCGGCCTGCTGGACACCCCCGGGGTATACGGTTACCCTAATGACACCGAGCGTTTCCTCGCTTTCCAGATCGCTGTGCTGGACTGGGTCAACGAGTGGAACCATCAGCCGGACGTAATTCACTGTCATGATCATCATACCGGCCTGATTCCTTTTCTGATGAGCTACGGCTACAAGTATGAGCGCATGAAGGAAGTCCCCTCCGTGCTGACTATTCATAATGCCCAGTATCAGGGCCAGTTTGGATGGGACAGGCTGTACCTCATCCCGTCTTTCGACTTGTGGAAGGCCGGCCTGTTGGACTGGGGCGGGGCCATCAATCCGCTGGCCGCTGCTATCAAATGTGCCTGGCGCGTAACCACCGTATCGCCGGGTTACCTGGAAGAACTGTATCAGAACGCTAACGGCCTCGAATGGCTGATCACCCACGAAAAAGCCAAAACGGCGGGCATCATCAATGGTATCGATACGGCCGTATGGGACCCGGAAACGGACCATATGGTACAGGCCAACTATGACCTGGAGACGGTAGCACAGGGAAAGAAAGAAAACAAACAGGCCCTCTGTGAACGGTTCGGTTTCGATGTCTCGCTGCCGTTGGTATCCTTTATTGGCCGGCTGGTAGGAGATAAGGGCGCCGATCTGTTGCCTGAGATCATTGGCCGCTCTTTGCATGAACTGCCAGGTGAGGTAAACTTCCTCGTACTGGGTAGCGGAGATCCACATGTGGAATGGTCACTACAACAAACCCGGCATGACGTAAGCTATGGGTTTAATCTCCATATTGGCTACAACGAAGCACTGTCACACCTGATATATGCCGGCAGCGATTTTCTGCTGATGCCGTCCAGAGTAGAGCCATGCGGGTTAAACCAGCTCTATGCCCTGCGTTACGGAACGGTGCCCATGGTCCGCAGTACCGGCGGATTAAAAGATACCGTGACCGATTTTGGAGATCCCGGCGGTTTTGGCATACGTTTTAATCAGGCAGGGGTATGGGACGCCTGTTACTCCGTAAAACGTGCAGTGGAACTGTTCAACGATACCGCCCACCTGTCGGAAATCCGCCTGCGTGGCATGCGGCTCAATCACTCGTGGGGACGCTCGGCCCAACAGTACCTCGATGTCTACCAGAGCATGAAAGGCTAA
- a CDS encoding glucose-1-phosphate adenylyltransferase, translated as MTKDVISIILGGGAGTRLYPLTRRRSKPAVPLAGKYRLVDIPISNCLNAELNRIFVLTQFNSASLNKHIKNSYHFSHFDKGFVDILAAEQTPDNPTWYQGTADAVRQCLHHVENFDFKYVLILSGDQLYQMDFRDMIQHHIETGAEISIATIPVSAKDASDFGILKTDDSGAIVSFTEKPSQDVLPPWASEVSEEMKNAGRVYLASMGIYIFSRDVLFNMLGKQPEAADFGKQVIPEAIEAKARVFSYQYEGYWTDIGNISSFWEANIGLTDDIPQFNLFNESQTIYSRARMLPPAKISGTMEKTIIADGCIIMASRLERCVVGIRTRIGKGSVISNTYIMGSDYYQTLDELDRASAEGRPPMGIGENCVIDKAIIDKNCSIGNNVHIKGGDHLPDGDFEKYTVKDGIVVVKKGVVLPDGFNI; from the coding sequence ATGACTAAAGATGTTATATCCATTATTCTCGGAGGCGGTGCAGGTACCCGCTTATATCCCCTTACCCGCCGCAGGTCTAAACCGGCCGTGCCCCTTGCCGGTAAATACAGACTGGTGGATATTCCCATCTCCAACTGCCTGAACGCGGAACTGAACCGTATTTTCGTTTTAACCCAGTTCAACTCCGCCTCGCTTAACAAACACATCAAAAACTCCTACCATTTCAGTCATTTCGACAAAGGGTTTGTAGACATCCTGGCTGCGGAACAAACCCCTGATAACCCTACGTGGTACCAGGGCACCGCAGACGCCGTAAGGCAGTGTTTGCACCATGTGGAGAATTTCGATTTTAAATATGTGCTGATCCTCTCCGGTGACCAGTTGTACCAGATGGATTTCAGGGACATGATCCAGCATCACATAGAAACCGGTGCCGAAATTTCGATTGCCACTATCCCGGTATCGGCCAAAGATGCTTCGGATTTTGGTATCCTGAAAACCGATGATTCCGGCGCCATCGTTTCCTTTACAGAGAAGCCGTCACAAGACGTGCTGCCACCATGGGCCTCCGAAGTTAGTGAAGAGATGAAAAATGCAGGACGGGTATACCTTGCCAGTATGGGCATCTATATCTTCAGCCGCGACGTGCTCTTCAATATGCTGGGCAAACAACCCGAAGCGGCCGACTTCGGCAAACAGGTCATCCCGGAAGCGATAGAGGCCAAAGCGCGTGTATTCAGCTATCAGTATGAAGGCTACTGGACCGACATCGGTAATATCTCCTCTTTCTGGGAAGCCAATATAGGGCTCACAGATGATATCCCGCAGTTTAACCTCTTCAACGAATCACAGACCATCTACTCCAGGGCCAGGATGCTTCCCCCCGCCAAAATATCCGGTACCATGGAGAAAACAATCATCGCCGATGGTTGTATTATTATGGCAAGCCGGTTGGAGCGCTGCGTGGTAGGTATCCGTACCCGCATCGGCAAAGGCTCGGTCATCTCCAACACCTATATCATGGGAAGCGACTATTACCAGACCCTCGACGAACTGGACAGGGCCAGTGCTGAAGGCCGCCCACCAATGGGGATAGGTGAAAACTGCGTGATCGACAAGGCTATCATTGATAAGAACTGCAGTATCGGAAACAACGTACATATCAAAGGCGGAGACCATCTGCCGGATGGAGACTTTGAAAAATATACGGTGAAAGACGGCATTGTTGTTGTTAAAAAAGGAGTAGTCCTGCCGGACGGATTCAATATCTAA
- a CDS encoding glycoside hydrolase family 130 protein, giving the protein MRLSIERKPTKIYPDLKRVVARFFFNGEARAKSIIQHVAAMTDDQVEVTITPILREFSRRHRNITRIFEKHADRIRHLFAAVQVNYDELSLKRKLLTGSYFTNEYSIESAAFFNPSMIEDVDQSGLEEGEKRVILSFRAVGEGHISSIAFRSGIIDRNNQISLQTAGNYVDEAEVIRNAMYKKDTFFQNAVSIKLPDPVMLEVMNSLSDEFEYMSLKKVIREMQQRYQVDHLVKKALERLLWLADSYYELNFSLDTDISDRVIFPYSDAESRGIEDARFVKYRDEDGSITYYATYTAFDGVAIQPKLLSTEDFYNFKIMPLYGEGAQNKNLALFPRKIKGKYVMISRIDGINGYIMYSDKINIWENPQILQTPKYPWEFVQVGNCGSPIETPEGWLVITHGVGPMRTYCVGASLLDLEDPGTEIGRLKEPLLMPNKDEREGYVPNVLYSCGSIVHNEELIIPYGLSDYASGFATVNLEKLLAQIKADGA; this is encoded by the coding sequence ATGCGACTGTCAATTGAGCGGAAACCTACCAAGATATATCCTGATCTGAAAAGAGTGGTTGCCAGGTTTTTTTTCAATGGCGAAGCCAGGGCCAAGTCTATTATCCAACATGTTGCTGCCATGACCGATGATCAGGTGGAGGTAACGATAACGCCTATACTGAGAGAATTCTCCCGGCGTCATCGTAACATCACCCGTATTTTTGAAAAACATGCAGACAGGATCAGGCACCTTTTTGCTGCGGTGCAGGTCAACTATGATGAACTGTCCCTGAAAAGAAAACTGTTGACAGGCTCGTATTTTACCAATGAATATTCAATTGAATCTGCTGCCTTTTTTAATCCGTCGATGATTGAAGATGTGGACCAGAGCGGACTGGAAGAAGGAGAGAAAAGAGTGATCCTCAGCTTCCGTGCCGTAGGTGAAGGGCATATCTCATCTATCGCTTTCCGCAGCGGTATCATCGACCGAAACAACCAGATTTCCCTGCAAACAGCCGGCAACTATGTGGATGAAGCGGAGGTGATCCGCAACGCCATGTATAAGAAAGATACCTTCTTTCAGAACGCTGTCTCCATCAAACTGCCGGACCCGGTAATGCTGGAGGTGATGAACAGTCTCTCGGACGAGTTTGAGTACATGTCGCTTAAAAAGGTCATCCGTGAAATGCAGCAGCGCTATCAGGTCGATCATCTCGTGAAAAAAGCGCTGGAAAGGCTGCTTTGGCTGGCGGATTCGTATTATGAACTGAATTTTTCCCTTGATACGGATATTTCCGACCGCGTGATCTTCCCTTACTCCGACGCGGAAAGCAGGGGGATTGAAGATGCCCGCTTCGTGAAATACAGGGATGAAGACGGCAGCATTACCTATTACGCTACCTATACGGCGTTTGACGGGGTGGCTATTCAACCCAAATTATTGTCTACCGAAGATTTCTATAACTTTAAAATTATGCCCTTGTATGGAGAAGGGGCCCAGAATAAAAACCTGGCCCTCTTCCCCCGCAAGATCAAAGGGAAATATGTGATGATATCCCGTATTGACGGTATCAACGGGTATATCATGTATTCCGATAAAATCAATATCTGGGAAAACCCGCAAATACTGCAAACCCCCAAATACCCCTGGGAGTTTGTACAGGTGGGCAACTGCGGATCGCCCATAGAAACGCCGGAAGGCTGGCTGGTGATCACCCACGGGGTAGGCCCTATGCGTACCTATTGTGTTGGGGCCAGCCTGCTGGACCTCGAAGATCCCGGCACAGAGATCGGCCGTCTGAAGGAGCCACTGCTTATGCCCAACAAAGACGAAAGGGAAGGATATGTGCCTAACGTGCTTTATTCCTGCGGCTCCATTGTACACAACGAAGAGCTGATCATCCCTTACGGTCTGTCTGACTATGCGTCCGGCTTTGCCACTGTCAATCTCGAAAAGCTGCTGGCGCAGATCAAGGCGGATGGCGCATAA
- a CDS encoding glycosyltransferase family 4 protein, producing MKIAILSPVAWRTPPRHYGPWEQMASNLAEGLIARGADVTLFATGDSLTQGKLAWTCPQGYEEDRHADAKVNECMHISYLMEQAHHFDIIHNHFDFLPLTYSRLIGTPMVTTIHGFSSEKIVPVYQRYNHVGHYVAISNANRHPSLHYKATIYNGVRPEDFAFTPAPDDYLLYYGRIHPDKGTYDAIQIALQTNRQLLIAGIIQQKEYFDEMVRPYIDDDQIRYLGPVGGAARSELLGRASALLHPIHFDEPFGLSVAEAMLCGTPVIAFNRGSMPELIQDGRTGFLVHTVNDAVAAVESLKQIDRYACHLHAQENFTTGRMTEDYLKVYRSIG from the coding sequence ATGAAGATCGCAATTCTTTCGCCTGTAGCCTGGCGGACACCGCCCCGGCACTATGGCCCCTGGGAACAAATGGCCTCCAACCTTGCTGAAGGCCTGATAGCCCGTGGCGCAGACGTTACCCTCTTTGCCACCGGCGACTCACTCACACAGGGCAAACTGGCATGGACCTGCCCGCAGGGCTACGAGGAAGACCGTCATGCAGACGCTAAAGTCAATGAGTGCATGCATATCAGCTACCTGATGGAACAGGCGCATCATTTTGATATCATCCACAATCATTTCGACTTTCTGCCACTCACCTATTCCCGCCTCATTGGCACACCGATGGTCACCACCATCCACGGTTTTTCGTCAGAAAAGATTGTTCCGGTATACCAGCGTTACAATCATGTGGGCCATTATGTGGCCATCAGCAACGCCAACAGGCACCCTTCCCTGCACTACAAAGCCACTATATACAACGGCGTCAGGCCGGAAGATTTTGCCTTCACGCCTGCGCCGGACGATTACCTGCTGTACTATGGCCGCATCCATCCCGACAAAGGCACGTACGACGCTATACAGATAGCCCTGCAAACAAACCGCCAGCTGCTGATAGCCGGCATCATCCAGCAAAAAGAATATTTTGATGAAATGGTGAGACCTTATATAGATGATGACCAAATCCGGTACCTGGGCCCCGTGGGCGGTGCAGCCCGCAGCGAACTGCTTGGCAGGGCCAGCGCACTGCTGCACCCGATACATTTCGATGAACCTTTCGGGCTGAGCGTAGCGGAAGCCATGTTATGCGGCACGCCGGTGATAGCATTCAACAGAGGCTCTATGCCGGAGCTGATACAGGACGGGCGCACCGGTTTCCTGGTCCATACAGTAAACGATGCCGTTGCAGCTGTGGAATCTTTGAAGCAAATAGACCGCTATGCCTGCCATCTGCATGCACAGGAAAATTTCACCACCGGCAGGATGACGGAAGATTATCTGAAAGTATACCGTTCTATCGGGTGA
- the bshC gene encoding bacillithiol biosynthesis cysteine-adding enzyme BshC — protein MLEYIPYGKTGYFNQLVTDFLADAPQIRPFYTYSSVRPDFTAAIAARQQFNTPRAALVAALQQQYETLQPMQAVQDNIARLADPQTFTVTTAHQPNIFTGYLYFVYKILQAVKLCQELQQQYPQHHFVPVYYMGSEDADLDELGSIYLEGKTLTWAAGQQGAVGRMHPDGLEQLIGQIKDTLGYSPHAGELITLLQKAYLEHRNIQEATLYLVHALFGRYGLVVLVPDSPALKRLYIPVMKDELFHQASHHIVNNTLEQLGAHYKVQANPREINLFYLQDGMRERIVQEGDQWKVLHTSLKFDAAGLEKELDAHPERFSPNVILRGMFQETILPNIAFIGGGGEIAYWMELKALFAHYGVPYPVLLLRNSLLLTDELSARRLDKLGITTAELFATTDDIVNAYVKKHTNAALVLKDEYAAIEKLYDSLEEKARSIDVTLVASVGAERSRALKSVGKLEHKFLRAEKKKFAWQTDQIKQVKNKLFPGGSLQERKENFMPWYATEGPAFLDRVLAALTPVTDQFTIVR, from the coding sequence ATGCTCGAGTATATTCCTTACGGGAAGACAGGCTATTTTAATCAGCTGGTAACAGATTTTTTAGCAGACGCGCCACAGATCAGACCTTTCTATACCTATTCCTCCGTTCGTCCGGATTTTACAGCCGCTATAGCCGCGAGGCAACAGTTTAACACCCCGAGAGCTGCGCTGGTAGCTGCATTGCAGCAACAATACGAAACGCTGCAACCGATGCAGGCCGTCCAGGATAATATCGCCCGGCTCGCCGATCCACAGACCTTTACGGTGACCACCGCTCACCAACCCAATATATTTACCGGTTACCTGTATTTTGTATATAAGATACTGCAAGCCGTCAAACTATGCCAGGAGCTGCAACAGCAGTATCCGCAGCATCATTTTGTGCCGGTATACTATATGGGCAGCGAAGACGCTGATCTTGATGAACTGGGCAGCATTTACCTGGAAGGCAAAACCCTTACCTGGGCTGCAGGCCAGCAGGGCGCTGTAGGACGTATGCACCCCGATGGGCTGGAGCAGCTGATCGGACAGATAAAAGATACACTGGGGTACTCGCCCCACGCGGGAGAGCTGATAACGTTGCTGCAGAAAGCTTACCTGGAACACCGTAATATCCAGGAGGCCACGCTTTACCTTGTGCACGCCTTGTTTGGACGTTACGGGCTGGTGGTGCTGGTACCTGACAGCCCTGCCTTGAAACGCCTCTATATTCCGGTGATGAAAGATGAACTGTTTCATCAGGCATCACACCATATCGTTAACAATACCCTGGAACAACTGGGGGCGCATTATAAAGTGCAGGCCAATCCCCGCGAGATCAACCTGTTTTACCTGCAGGATGGTATGCGTGAACGTATTGTTCAGGAGGGCGACCAGTGGAAAGTATTACACACCTCGTTGAAATTTGACGCTGCCGGCCTCGAAAAAGAGCTGGACGCACATCCGGAACGCTTCAGCCCTAACGTTATTTTGCGGGGCATGTTCCAGGAAACGATCCTGCCTAACATCGCTTTCATCGGTGGCGGCGGCGAAATCGCCTACTGGATGGAGCTGAAAGCACTGTTTGCCCACTACGGCGTGCCTTATCCGGTATTGCTGTTACGCAATTCCCTGCTGCTGACCGATGAACTGTCGGCCCGGCGGCTCGATAAACTGGGCATCACTACGGCTGAATTGTTTGCCACCACCGACGATATCGTGAACGCCTATGTGAAAAAACATACCAATGCGGCACTGGTGCTGAAAGATGAATATGCGGCCATTGAAAAACTGTATGACAGCCTTGAAGAAAAGGCCCGTAGCATAGATGTCACACTGGTGGCCAGTGTGGGCGCGGAAAGAAGCCGTGCGCTGAAGTCCGTCGGAAAACTGGAACACAAATTCCTCCGGGCGGAAAAGAAAAAATTCGCATGGCAGACAGACCAGATCAAACAGGTGAAAAATAAACTGTTCCCCGGAGGATCATTGCAGGAGCGCAAAGAGAATTTTATGCCCTGGTACGCAACAGAAGGCCCGGCTTTCCTGGACAGGGTGCTGGCTGCATTGACGCCGGTGACAGACCAGTTTACGATAGTACGCTAG
- a CDS encoding FUSC family protein has protein sequence MRIEQRINDIKSFLYSYHFSNGMRTTISVVVPSLIFAAIGQLGLGIAMSMGALCTALSDVPGTIVHKRNGLIISTGLIFLTAIGTGLLLPYPFLMALWIVACCFVFAMMLVYGNRGGNIGTGCLLILVSILGESNLTPGMAVVYASMVLLGSIWYALLALILWQIRPYLNVQQALGDCIQQTARYLELRSNFYTPGVDVAANYKAVLAQQVIVNEKQENVRELLLKRRSAQQGTTSINKSMVLIFLDMVDLQEQIMASQTDYNALQRDFKQDDILRKFHALITEFVEELENIGLAVAAGQRSLPKTNLKYEMEKVKKAIADITLKLPTLAERTRTIPLTNILQNLQDMAQRIYNLHRLTRLERLKDETIDPKLELSKFTTRQKYDLETFRDNLTFKSHIFRHAIRVSLATVTGYLLGLALHLDRVYWILLTIVVILKPGFGLTRSRSIQRLIGTVLGALFAAGLLYITHNDTVIFISMLLCILGAYSFMSFQYTLSVFFVTPFIIFLLHFLHPSDLYNATQRVLDTFIGGGIAFFANMLLWPSWEHNTLPGYMQKMLLSNRKYFELVLRVYAGETNTIMDFKLARKDTYVSTANMMAAFQRMLSEPKSKQKNASEVYHFVVLNHTLTSHIAALAAYSMHHGVQFPRPEYKEITTYLLRYIDQLYLMIDPATRSQAQLEPPIHAFDTLDEHLHNLVHLRQLEINEGKGATPVRDEMLETKQVHDQLQAILSLVKDMGKALS, from the coding sequence TTGCGAATAGAACAGCGGATCAACGATATCAAGAGTTTCCTTTACAGTTATCATTTTAGCAACGGCATGCGCACCACCATCAGTGTGGTGGTCCCCTCCCTGATTTTTGCCGCCATCGGGCAATTAGGGCTGGGCATTGCCATGTCGATGGGCGCTTTGTGTACGGCCCTCAGTGATGTGCCCGGCACCATTGTACATAAACGCAATGGCCTTATCATCAGCACCGGCCTCATTTTCCTGACAGCCATAGGCACCGGATTGCTGCTTCCCTATCCTTTCCTGATGGCCTTGTGGATCGTAGCGTGTTGTTTTGTTTTTGCCATGATGCTCGTATATGGCAACCGGGGCGGCAATATCGGTACGGGCTGTCTGCTCATCCTCGTGTCTATCCTCGGTGAATCCAACCTGACACCGGGCATGGCAGTGGTCTATGCTTCCATGGTGCTGCTGGGCAGTATCTGGTACGCCCTGCTGGCGCTGATACTATGGCAGATACGCCCCTATCTCAACGTACAACAGGCACTGGGCGATTGTATACAACAGACCGCCCGTTATCTTGAGCTCCGCTCCAACTTCTATACCCCCGGCGTAGATGTGGCCGCCAACTATAAAGCCGTGCTGGCCCAACAGGTCATCGTCAACGAAAAACAGGAAAACGTACGGGAACTGTTATTAAAAAGACGTTCCGCCCAACAAGGCACCACCAGCATCAACAAAAGCATGGTGCTTATCTTCCTGGACATGGTGGACCTGCAGGAGCAGATCATGGCCTCCCAGACGGACTACAACGCCCTGCAACGGGATTTCAAACAGGACGATATCCTCCGGAAATTCCATGCGCTGATCACCGAATTTGTAGAAGAACTGGAAAATATCGGGCTGGCTGTTGCGGCGGGACAGCGCTCCCTGCCTAAGACCAATCTTAAATATGAGATGGAAAAGGTGAAAAAAGCGATTGCCGACATCACCCTGAAGCTCCCCACCCTGGCGGAAAGGACACGGACCATCCCACTGACCAACATTCTGCAGAACCTCCAGGACATGGCGCAACGTATCTACAACCTGCACCGCCTTACCCGGCTGGAACGCCTGAAAGATGAGACCATCGATCCCAAACTGGAACTGTCGAAATTTACCACCCGCCAGAAATATGACCTGGAAACATTCCGCGACAACCTCACTTTCAAATCCCATATTTTCCGGCATGCCATCCGCGTAAGCCTCGCCACCGTGACGGGTTACCTGCTGGGACTGGCCCTGCACCTCGACAGGGTGTACTGGATATTGCTGACCATCGTAGTGATCCTCAAACCCGGCTTCGGGCTCACCCGCTCACGCAGCATACAACGCCTTATCGGCACAGTACTGGGCGCGCTTTTCGCTGCCGGGCTGCTGTATATCACCCATAACGACACGGTGATCTTCATCAGTATGCTGCTTTGTATCCTGGGCGCCTACAGCTTTATGAGCTTCCAGTATACGCTCAGCGTTTTCTTTGTGACACCGTTCATCATCTTCCTGCTGCATTTCCTGCACCCGTCAGATCTGTACAACGCCACCCAGAGGGTACTCGACACTTTCATCGGCGGGGGCATCGCCTTCTTCGCCAACATGCTGCTGTGGCCCTCCTGGGAACATAACACCCTGCCGGGATATATGCAGAAAATGTTGCTCTCCAACCGCAAATACTTTGAACTGGTATTAAGGGTATATGCCGGTGAAACCAATACCATAATGGATTTTAAACTGGCCCGCAAAGACACTTATGTCAGCACCGCCAATATGATGGCCGCGTTCCAGCGCATGCTCTCTGAACCCAAAAGCAAACAGAAAAATGCATCAGAGGTGTATCACTTTGTAGTGCTGAACCATACCCTCACCTCACATATCGCCGCGCTGGCGGCATACAGCATGCATCACGGCGTGCAGTTCCCCAGGCCGGAATACAAGGAAATCACTACCTACCTGCTGCGGTACATTGACCAGCTCTATCTCATGATAGACCCTGCCACCCGCAGCCAGGCGCAACTGGAACCACCTATTCATGCTTTCGACACACTGGACGAGCATCTGCATAACCTCGTACATCTGCGCCAGCTCGAAATCAACGAAGGCAAAGGCGCTACGCCTGTCCGTGACGAAATGCTGGAAACCAAACAAGTACATGACCAGCTGCAGGCAATTCTGTCGTTGGTAAAGGATATGGGTAAAGCGTTAAGCTGA